In Trichoderma asperellum chromosome 1, complete sequence, a single window of DNA contains:
- a CDS encoding uncharacterized protein (EggNog:ENOG41~TransMembrane:15 (i298-318o324-345i397-416o428-446i458-474o494-517i529-547o559-586i742-763o769-792i851-875o918-941i948-964o970-986i998-1022o)), with protein MGRRASESSDLTTSHASDSFAHQHGVALQTLAPAPAIAASASASASAAVSASVSGPDSDSVAVPGIPVQSRPHSQSPPRARTSSYSSVSSSASSSSSIIQHDSWPFNLGLDEAVAEPAAASAAAMASSSKASNKALAKAKSATATPPLLPHDGRRSESSPYGSMDLTPNRSQSPSGSDSASDRRRRLRQTRSTSRSGLSKRSLASRRSSRRSEDFDGAALVSGLEGRFGMPEALLSTVVLDDEDLTEEDGPLLGDASSASSSTEIPYREAEENSPNEVVRASVSPIDDTTLSINTPRMWCLSILFSILGSSTNLFFSLRYPSVAITPVIALLLVHPLGHLWDYLLKRPYDPEEEFTDGVRTAVSSHSHDGGHDQKKFLTSLRLWLAQGRWNEKEHTCVYVSSNVAFGFAFATDVIVEQTQFYNQDAPIVYQLLLTISTQILGYGFAGMARRFLVRPSGMIWPGTLMSAAMFSTLHKQENKPANGWTISRWKFFYIVWTCASLFYFLPGLLMPALSYFNVITWFAPKSVVLANLFGVSSGLGLFPMTFDWAQITYVGSPLLVPFWAAMNVIGGLAIVMWIIAPLFYYSNVLYASYMPILSAAVFDNTGKVYEVSKILTPNFLFDREAYSNYSRVFLPVTYMLSYGVQFAGLAALLTHTLCWHGQDIWRTWKKSLVEAREQGKEGGYQHVSGSADHLPAGVTQPQGTPRVSSSGSYIGSSHIEGLMSHEDIHSRLMKRYKDAPISWYLLTFVSMAAIGIFVVEYYPVHLPWYGLLLALAIGAIFFIPNGIIMAITNQHSSIYLICQLICGVAFPGRPIANMVFVTYGYISSAQGIKFASDLKLGHYMKIPPRIMFLVQIVATLVSSVTQIGVLNWMFANVKGICTPEAVNGFTCPIARVHFNGSILWGVVGPGEFFGSSAIYRSLVWCFPLGAFLPIPLWLYSRHKKHSLIRKVNLPVIFGAMGWIPPATGLNFSVWALVCFLFNYLIKRRANAWWGKYTMTLSAALDSGLAFGIVIVFFVFIYPGWMKDFSWWGTEVYKQGCDWQACSYRTVKEGEHFGPESW; from the exons ATGGGCCGCCGAGCCAGCGAATCCAGCGACTTGACGACATCGCATGCGAGCGATTCTTTTGCGCACCAACATGGCGTGGCGCTGCAGACCCTggctccagcaccagcaatagcagcttcagcttcagcttcggcATCAGCCGCCGTCTCTGCCTCTGTCTCGGGCCCAGACTCAGACTCAGTCGCAGTTCCAGGGATCCCCGTCCAATCCCGCCCCCATTCCcaatctcctcctcgtgCCAGAACTTCTTCTTACTCCTCggtctcctcctctgcctcctcctcctcttccatcatccAGCATGATAGCTGGCCCTTCAATCTTGGGCTTGACGAGGCTGTAGCCGAgcccgctgctgcttctgctgctgccatggcCTCCTCCAGCAAAGCCTCGAACAAAGCCctcgccaaggccaagagcgCAACCGccacgccgccgctgctgccgcacGATGGCCGTCGATCCGAATCCTCGCCCTACGGCTCCATGGACTTGACGCCGAACCGCAGCCAGTCGCCCTCCGGATCCGACTCCGCCAGTGACCGCCGGCGCCGGCTCCGTCAAACCCGCTCAACCAGCCGGAGCGGCCTCTCCAAGCGATCTCTGGCTTCTCGGCGCTCGTCCCGCAGATCGGAGGACTTTGATGGCGCGGCGCTGGTCTCTGGCCTCGAAGGTCGCTTTGGCATGCCCGAGGCTCTTTTGTCGACCGTTGTgctcgacgacgaagatttgACCGAGGAAGACGGACCACTGCTGGGCGatgcctcctcagcctcgtcctCGACCGAGATCCCGTATCGAGAGGCCGAAGAGAACTCCCCAAACGAAGTCGTTCGAGCTTCCGTATCACCAATTGACGATACGACACTCTCAATAAACACCCCTCGCATGTGGTGCCTGtccatcctcttctccatcctaGGCTCCTCCAccaatttgtttttttctttgagaTACCCCAGCGTTGCCATCACCCCGGTTATTGCCTTGTTACTCGTCCATCCTCTGGGCCACCTATGGGACTACTTATTAAAGCGGCCGTACGACCCCGAGGAGGAATTCACCGACGGCGTTCGAACTGCCGTGTCGTCTCACAGCCACGATGGTGGCCATGACCAAAAGAAATTTCTCACCTCGTTGCGCCTATGGCTTGCTCAGGGGAGATGGAATGAGAAGGAACATACCTGCGTCTACGTGAGCAGCAATGTTGCTTTTGGCTTCGCCTTTGCCACGGATGTCATTGTCGAGCAGACGCAGTTCTACAACCAAGACGCGCCCATTGTCTACCAGCTGCTCCTAACGATATCCACGCAGATTCTCGGCTACGGCTTCGCAGGCATGGCCCGTCGATTCTTAGTTCGCCCCAGCGGTATGATATGGCCAGGGACACTCATGTCCGCCGCAATGTTTTCCACTCTCCACAAGCAGGAGAACAAGCCGGCCAACGGCTGGACCATAAGCCGCTGGAAATTCTTCTACATCGTCTGGACGTGCGCCTCCCTCTTCTACTTCTTGCCGGGCCTCCTGATGCCCGCTCTCAGCTATTTCAACGTCATTACGTGGTTTGCGCCAAAGAGCGTCGTCCTCGCAAACCTGTTTGGCGTTTCctctggccttggcctcttcccCATGACTTTCGATTGGGCCCAAATCACTTACGTCGGCTCCCCTCTTCTGGTGCCCTTTTGGGCTGCCATGAATGTCATTGGTGGTCTCGCCATTGTCATGTGGATTATAGCTCCTTTATTCTACTACAGCAACGTGCTCTACGCCTCTTACATGCCCATCCTCTCTGCCGCGGTTTTCGACAACACAGGCAAAGTCTACGAGGTCAGCAAGATTCTGACTCCCAATTTCCTCTTTGACAGAGAGGCCTACTCCAACTACAGTCGGGTCTTTCTCCCCGTCACTTATATGCTCAGCTACGGCGTTCAGTTCGCCGGTCTCGCTGCTCTCCTGACACACACCCTATGCTGGCATGGCCAAGATATCTGGCGCACCTGGAAAAAATCCCTAGTCGAGGCGCGAGAGCAGGGCAAAGAAGGAGGTTATCAGCACGTATCCGGCTCTGCCGACCATCTTCCAGCAGGCGTCACGCAGCCTCAGGGCACTCCTCGAGTATCCTCGTCGGGGTCTTACATCGGATCATCCCACATAGAAGGCCTAATGAGCCACGAAGACATCCATAGCCGTCTTATGAAGCGGTATAAAGATGCTCCCATCAGCTGGTACCTTCTGACGTTTGTCTCCATGGCCGCCATTGGCATCTTTGTCGTTGAATA cTATCCCGTCCATCTCCCCTGGTacggcctcctcctcgccctcgccatcggcgccatcttcttcatccccaacggcatcatcatggccatcaccaaccagcacagcagcatctACCTCATCTGCCAGCTTATCTGCGGCGTCGCCTTCCCCGGCCGCCCCATCGCCAACATGGTCTTCGTCACCTACGGCTACATCTCCTCCGCCCAGGGCATCAAGTTCGCCTCCGACCTCAAACTCGGGCACTACATGAAGATCCCGCCCCGCATCATGTTCCTCGTCCAGATCGTCGCCACCCTCGTCTCCTCCGTCACCCAAATCGGCGTCCTCAACTGGATGTTTGCAAACGTCAAAGGCATCTGCACGCCCGAGGCCGTCAACGGCTTCACCTGCCCCATCGCCCGCGTGCACTTCAACGGCTCCATCCTCTGGGGCGTCGTCGGCCCCGGCGAGTTCTTCGGCTCGTCCGCCATCTACCGCTCCCTCGTCTGGTGCTTCCCCCTCGGCGCCTTCCTGCCTATCCCGCTATGGCTCTACAGCCGCCACAAGAAGCACAGCCTCATCCGAAAAGTCAACCTGCCCGTCATCTTCGGCGCCATGGGCTGGATCCCCCCCGCCACGGGGCTCAACTTCTCCGTCTGGGCCCTcgtctgcttcctcttcaacTACCTCATCAAGCGCCGCGCCAACGCCTGGTGGGGCAAGTACACCATGACACTCAGCGCCGCGCTCGATTCCGGCCTGGCCTTTGGCATCGTCattgtcttcttcgtctttatATATCCCGGGTGGATGAAGGACTTTAGCTGGTGGGGCACCGAGGTGTATAAGCAAGGATGCGACTGGCAGGCTTGCTCGTACAGAACGGTCAAGGAAGGCGAGCATTTTGGGCCTGAATCATGGTAA
- the RPN1 gene encoding proteasome regulatory particle base subunit (BUSCO:EOG092D0GXN) — protein MAQDSDLPKPAAATDKGKGKAVDDPKAEKTAADGKKEDDKKDATEEELSEEDQQLKSELDMMVERLTESDSNLYKSALEMMKSAIKTSTSSMTAVPKPLKFLRPHYETLTKLYEEWPNDENKVSLADVLSVIGMTFSDEDRQDTLKYRLLAPTTDIGSWGHEYVRHLALEIGEVYSKRITADEPTADLIDLALVLVPLFIKSNQEADAVDLMSELEIIEKINEFVDENTYPRVCLYMVSMVNLLTYPDNETFLRVAHDIYINHKQFAQAVILAIRLHDIDLVQEDFDKAEDPVLKKQLAFLISRQRIILPMISEGEGDDPELFECLHNIKLSDHFKALGKELNILDPKTTEDIYKSHLESSRVAGMTNLDSARHNLAAAFVNAFVNAGFGNDKMMLVESQKEAWVWKTKGEGMMSTVASLGTLLMWDIENGLDSIDRYTYASEPEITAGAMLAIGIMNSGVRIESEPTIALLGDADKLHNDNPLIRTACLMGLGLAYAGSSKDEVIELLMPMIADSTQDMQISAMAALACGLIAIGTSHPEVSEAIITTLMDDERKNQLTNKWTRFLGLGLGLLFFGRQEEVDVILETLKAVDHPMAKPTAVLAEICAWAGTGAVLKIQELLHICNEHQEESDDKKGDELLQAYAVLGIALVAMGEEVGQEMVLRQFGHLMHYGEPNIRKAVPLAMGLISPSNPQMKVYDTLSRYSHDNDPEVAINAIFAMGLLGAGTNNARLAQLLRQLASYYHRDQDALFMVRIAQGLLHLGKGTLSLNPFHSDRQVLSPVSTAGLLATMVAMLDPKDFITSNSHYLLYFLVPAMHPRFLVTVDEKLNPLKVNVRVGQAVDVVGQAGRPKTITGWQTQSTPVLLSYGDRAELEDEEYISLTNTLEGLVILRKNPEWQAEQ, from the exons ATGGCCCAGGACAGCGATTTGCCAAAGCCGGCGGCGGCCACGGACAAAGGAAAGGGCAAGGCCGTGGATGATcccaaggccgagaagacTGCCGCCGATggcaagaaggaagatgacAAGAAAGATG CGACCGAAGAGGAGCTCAGCGAAGAAGACCAGCAGCTCAAGAGCGAGCTGGACATGATGGTGGAGCGTTTAACA GAATCCGACAGCAACCTGTACAAATCCGCCcttgagatgatgaagagcgcGATCAAGACTTCCACATCGTCAATGACAGCAGTACCGAAGCCGCTGAAGTTCCTACGACCACACTACGAGACCCTAACTAAGCTTTACGAGGAGTGGCCCAACGATGAAAACAAGGTTTCACTGGCGGACGTTTTGTCCGTTATTGGCATGACCTTCTCCGATGAGGACAGGCAAGACACACTCAAGTACCGACTCTTGGCTCCCACAACCGACATTGGTTCATGGGGTCACGAATATGTCCGGCACTTGGCCCTCGAAATCGGAGAGGTGTACAGTAAACGTATCACGGCCGATGAGCCCACTGCGGATCTTATCGATCTGGCGCTGGTTTTGGTGCCCCTCTTCATCAAGAGCAACCAGGAGGCTGACGCAGTGGACCTGATGAGCGAGTTGGAAATCATCGAGAAGATTAACGAGTTTGTTGACGAGAACACCTACCCCAGAGTTTGCTTGTACATGGTCAGCATGGTAAACCTGTTGACTTACCCCGATAACGAGACGTTCCTCCGTGTCGCCCACGATATTTACATCAACCATAAGCAATTCGCCCAAGCAGTTATTCTTGCCATCCGATTACACGATATCGACTTGGTGCAGGAAGATTTCGACAAGGCAGAGGATCCCGTGCTCAAGAAACAGCTGGCGTTTTTGATTTCACGCCAGAGAATTATCCTGCCAATGATcagcgagggcgagggcgacGACCCGGAGTTATTTGAGTGCCTCCATAACATTAAGCTGTCGGATCACTTTAAAGCTCTGGGCAAGGAACTAAACATCCTCGACCCCAAGACCACGGAAGATATCTACAAGAGCCACCTGGAGAGCAGCCGCGTAGCCGGAATGACCAATTTGGACTCCGCCAGACACAATCTTGCCGCTGCCTTTGTCAACGCATTTGTCAACGCTGGATTCGGCAACGACAAGATGATGCTTGTCGAGAGCCAGAAGGAGGCTTGGGTGTGGAAGACGAAGGGAGAGGGTATGATGTCAACTGTTGCCTCTCTTGGCACTTTGTTGATGTGGGACATTGAGAATGGTCTGGATAGCATTGATCGGTACACATATGCTTCGGAGCCGGAGATCACCGCTGGTGCCATGCTTGCCATCGGTATCATGAATTCTGGTGTTCGGATAGAATCCGAGCCTACTATTGCGCTCCTGGGCGATGCCGACAAGCTTCACAACGACAACCCTCTTATTCGCACTGCTTGTTTGATGGGACTTGGATTGGCTTACGCTGGCTCAAGTAAAGATGAGGTTATTGAATTACTCATGCCCATGATTGCAGATTCTACTCAGGACATGCAGATCTCCGCCATGGCCGCATTGGCGTGTGGTCTGATTGCCATCGGTACATCTCACCCCGAAGTGAGCGAAGCAATCATTACAACTTTGATGGATGACGAGCGGAAGAATCAGCTGACTAACAAATGGACGAGATTTTTGGGTCTGGGTCTGGGTCTACTTTTCTTTGGCCGGCAAGAAGAGGTGGATGTTATTCTTGAGACACTCAAAGCCGTGGATCATCCTATGGCCAAGCCGACCGCAGTCTTGGCTGAGATCTGCGCTTGGGCTGGTACTGGTGCCGTCCTGAAGATCCAGGAGCTGTTGCACATCTGCAACGAGCACCAGGAAGAATCGGATGATAAGAAAGGCGACGAACTGCTGCAAGCATATGCAGTCTTAGGTATTGCCCTCGTCGCCATGGGTGAGGAGGTCGGCCAGGAGATGGTTCTCAGACAATTTGGCCATCTTATGCACTACGGTGAACCCAACATTCGCAAGGCCGTGCCTTTGGCAATGGGCCTGATCAGCCCAAGCAACCCACAGATGAAGGTTTATGATACGCTTTCAAGGTATAGTCACGACAACGATCCCGAAGTAGCTATCAACGCCATATTCGCAATGGGTCTGCTGGGCGCTGGCACCAACAACGCTCGACTGGCTCAGCTGCTCCGACAGCTTGCAAGCTACTACCACAGAGATCAGGATGCCCTGTTCATGGTGCGCATCGCACAGGGTCTTCTGCACCTGGGTAAGGGAACGCTTTCCCTGAACCCCTTCCACTCTGACAGACAGGTGCTCTCCCCTGTCTCAACGGCTGGTCTGTTGGCCACCATGGTGGCTATGCTTGACCCCAAGGATTTCATCACCTCAAATTCGCACTATCTGCTCTACTTCCTCGTCCCCGCCATGCATCCTAGATTCCTTGTCACCGTCGATGAGAAGTTGAACCCCCTGAAGGTCAATGTCCGAGTCGGTCAGGCAGTAGATGTTGTTGGCCAGGCTGGTCGGCCGAAGACAATCACGGGATGGCAGACACAGAGCACACCCGTGTTGTTGAGTTACGGCGATCGAGCAGAgttggaagacgaggagTACATTAGCCTTACCAATACCTTGGAGGGCCTGGTGATTCTGCGAAAG AATCCCGAGTGGCAAGCAGAGCAGTAA
- a CDS encoding uncharacterized protein (BUSCO:EOG092D28M7) yields the protein MKLDTRAMRHLASEDWRVLTAVEAGSKNHEIVPTPLIEKLSRLRGGASGVHRSISTLAKVGLIARVKEAKYDGYRLTYGGLDYLALHTHASRKDVYSVGNRIGVGKESDIMVVADHSGKQCVLKIHRLGRISFRTVKSNRDYLKNRNAQSWMYLSRLAAMKEYAFMNALYEEGFPVPSPIAQSRHTIVMSLIDAFPLRQISEVPDPASLYAELISLILRLASHGLIHGDYNEFNILIKEIKSTAEDGTESIKLEPVIIDFPQMVSMEHVNAEMYFDRDVNCIKRFFLRRFHFTPTQPGPFFKDAKKTVGKNGLTRLDATVEASGFTKKMLKDLEAAIKKKEEDKDGQEGVEDEEDEDDDEDSDDEEEVEDDDEGEGSGSGQEGLLSDGLSQGLLQDEPAISKVNQEMAGLAV from the exons ATGAAGTTGGATACCAGAGCAATGCGCCATCTGGCGTCCGAGGACTGGCGAGTCCTCACAGCT GTCGAAGCAGGCAGCAAGAATCACGAAATCGTGCCCACGCCTTTAATAGAAAAACTATCCCGCCTCCGAGGCGGCGCAAGCGGCGTCCACAGGAGCATCTCTACCCTCGCCAAAGTCGGCCTCATCGCCCGTGTCAAAGAGGCCAAATACGATGGATACCGCCTGACATATGGAGGTCTTGACTACTTAGCACTACACACTCACGCCAGCCGCAAAGATGTCTACAGCGTCGGTAACCGAATCGGTGTCGGAAAGGAAAGCGACATCATGGTTGTCGCAGATCACTCCGGCAAGCAGTGCGTATTGAAGATCCATCGCTTGGGACGAATTTCTTTCCGAACGGTAAAATCCAACCGAGACTACCTAAAAAACCGCAATGCGCAGTCATGGATGTATCTCTCAAGGCTCGCCGCCATGAAAGAGTACGCCTTTATGAACGCGCTCTACGAGGAAGGCTTTCCAGTGCCGTCACCCATAGCGCAATCCAGGCATACCATCGTCATGTCCCTGATAGACGCATTCCCCCTTCGACAAATAAGCGAAGTCCCCGACCCAGCCTCTCTCTACGCAGAACTCATCTCACTTATCCTCCGCCTGGCGAGCCACGGCCTAATCCACGGCGACTACAACGAATTCAACATCTTGATTAAGGAGATTAAATCGACAGCTGAGGATGGCACAGAGTCTATCAAGCTCGAACCAGTTATTATCGACTTTCCACAAATGGTGTCTATGGAGCATGTGAACGCTGAAATGTACTTTGACCGAGATGTCAATTGTATCAAGCGCTTCTTTTTACGTCGATTCCACTTCACTCCCACTCAGCCCGGGCCTTTCTTCAAAGACGCAAAGAAGACTGTCGGAAAGAACGGACTCACGCGGCTTGATGCTACCGTAGAGGCATCAGGCTTCACCAAGAAGATGCTGAAGGACCTCGAGGCGGCcatcaaaaagaaagaggaagataaAGATGGGCAAGAGGGAgtagaagacgaggaggatgaggacgacgatgaagacagcgacgatgaagaagaggtagaagatgatgatgaaggagagGGGAGCGGCAGTGGACAAGAGGGTTTGCTAAGCGATGGTCTGTCTCAGGGCCTCTTGCAGGATGAGCCGGCCATAAGCAAAGTCAACCAGGAAATGGCGGGGTTAGCCGTATAA